Proteins co-encoded in one Quercus robur chromosome 8, dhQueRobu3.1, whole genome shotgun sequence genomic window:
- the LOC126697383 gene encoding 60S ribosomal protein L35, giving the protein MARIKVHELRQKTKAELLNQLKDLKAELALLRVAKVTGGAPNKLSKIKVVRLSIAQVLTVISQKQKGALREAYKKKKYLPLDLRPKKTRAIRRRLTKRQASLKTEREKKKEMYFPMRKYAIKV; this is encoded by the exons atgg CGAGAATCAAGGTCCACGAGTTGCGTCAAAAGACAAAGGCGGAGCTGCTCAACCAGCTGAAGGATCTCAAGGCCGAGCTTGCCCTCCTCCGCGTCGCCAAGGTCACCGGTGGCGCACCCAACAAGCTCTCCAAgat AAAGGTTGTGAGGCTGTCTATTGCGCAGGTTTTGACTGTGATTTCACAGAAGCAAAAGGGGGCTCTGAGAGAAGCttacaagaagaagaagtactTGCCACTCGATCTGCGTCCCAAGAAGACTAGGGCCATTAGGAGAAGGCTTACCAAGCGCCAG GCATCATTGAAGACTGAAcgggagaagaagaaggagatgtATTTCCCCATGAGGAAGTATGCTATCAAGGTGTAG